The Thalassophryne amazonica chromosome 20, fThaAma1.1, whole genome shotgun sequence sequence attgacaaactCATCCAATCTGCTGGAGCtgatgttaatcagtaaaattacctgctggagtcagtggtttcaaagaaaacctgcacccgctTGGCCCTTTTTGGAATGTATTTGGACACTAATGACAGTATCAACATGACAATGCAACATGGCAACGTCGAAGAGTGAACCTTCTCCCACGTAGAAACAAAGAtctcatgaaaacacattgattcattcGGTATTTTAACGTTTCTCATaatccccctgcgcttcccagaatgcgctGCAGTGCCCGCAGAGTTCCGGTGTCTCACAGCGCATacaaacaatggcaaagcgaagATGTGAATGGCGCAGATCCAGTGAGTTCACaagcaattatgatgatgacacgttctctcaagttgagaggagGTGTAGGACCTGTGAgaaacttctgctgtgccccgatgttgtcttgttgtccatgctTCATatggtgtgtttacactgtgccctaaaccggaactctgctgaaaccgaccacgcaagattcacaactgcaaaacaccaAACTGTTTCAGGTAACTACCCACTAATTaatagatggttatgaatgctatattactTTTCTGTTAATAAATGTCCCAAAATCCTACACGCTGTAGTGTcatagtgttccatgatgcatactaCAAAATGCACACCCAAAATAgccgacgcacatccaaaacgtccttgtatttggtaatacaacctgatcttaacctaactgctttttatagctgtctaattgataaaaccaaaataTTTGCATCTATTTGGacggcatgatggaacactctggaACACTGATTTATTGCTTACCACGCCGACATACAAATACACCATAAAATATTTACATACCGCTTTGAACACAACGTGAGCACGACATCCGCTTATACCAACCTACTTAACTttacagccaatcacatagccactgattcacgacAGGGTAAGGACCGCCCACATGAGGGTCAGCCTTGACTCAGGAACAAAAGTTAATGCAGGGAGAATGCGGGGTTCTTTATTCAAACGATGCATGTGACGTTTGTTCGATGACCCCAGCACTGCTAGATGACTGTTATCGGTGTAggcaactttaaaaaaaacatctaaactctgaagtccgtttcctgtccttTTGAgctcactcaccacataaaagaaccttAACAGTAGCTTTAAAAAGTCAAACTCATTTGAAACAAAAATATTTCATGATACAGGTTAAGAGGAGTGGATACACCACTGCATGGTTTTCTGCTGATCCCATTCCCGACAATACAACTCTGAGCATTAACAGAATGTTTACAACTGCAGACCTTGATGTCCTGAATCTTCTGCTTCTCAAAATCATCTATGGTCTCTTTTAGTTGCCTGCTGGTGCGTGCAGCATCCGTGGTGGCTCTGTGGAGCTCACTTTCAGCCTGATggcaaacagaaacacattggAATGAAATAACAGGctggttagttttttttttttactaaagcaAGTTGCACTATAAACAGAATGGCATTCATTTGTGAATGTTGATTGAATTAACCAGAAAGTTGAAgtcttaaaagtttaaatcagcattgcatgcacacacgcacacacactgcaAACTCTGCATTCTACCCACTAATCaggaaaatgaataaatccttagCTCTTACacaatacggtgcatctggaaagtattcacagcacttcgctttttccacattttgttatattacagccttattcccagagtaaattaattttcccacTCAATATTCTAcccccaacaccccataatgacatgaaaagttttagttttttatttttgcaaatttattaaaaaataaaagatatCACATATTCAcattctttgctcaatactttgttgatgtacctttggcagcaattacagcctcaagtgttcttgaatatgatgccacaagtttggtgcattTATCTTTAGCCAGtcttgttcattcctctttgcagcacctctcaagctccatcaggttggatgggaagcgtcggtgcacagccattttcagatctctccagagatattcaaacagattcaggtctgggctctggctgggccactcaagaacattcacagagttgtcctgaagccactcctttgatatcttggctgtgtgctttgggtcattgtcctgctgaaagatgaaccatcatcccactctgaggtcaagagcgctctggagcaggttttcatccaggatgtctctgtacattgttgcattcatctttccctcaatcctgactagtctcccagttcctgccgctgaaaaacatccccacagcatgatgctgccaccaccatgcttcactgtagggatggtgcctggtttactcCAAATATGAcaactggcattcacgccaaagagctcaatctttgtctcatcagaccagagaattttgtttctcatggtctcagagtccttcagttgccttttggcaaactccaggtgggctgccatgtgccttttactaaggagtggcttccgtttggcctgattagtggattgctgtagagatggttgtccttcaggccataaggttagggttagggttcttctctctcaacagaggaatgctggagctctgacagagtgaccattgggttctcagacacctccctgactaaggcccttgttacctgatcactcagtttagacaggtatccagctctaggaagagtcctggtggatctgaacttccatttatggatgatggaggccacagtgctcattgggaccttcaaatcagcagaaatgtttctgtacccttccccagatttgtgccttgaggcaatcctgtctcagaggtgtacagacagttcctttgacttcatgcttggcttgtgctctgacatgcactgtcaactatgggaccttatatgtagacgcatgtgtgtcttttcaaatcatgtccaatcaactgaatttgccccaggtggactccaatgaagctgtagaaatgaCTAAAAGATGATcaatagaaacaggatgcacctgagctcaattttgagcttcatggcaaaggctgtgaatacttatctacatgtgatttctttcttttttatttttaataaatttgcaaatatatataaaaatcttttttcacattatcattatgggggattgtgtgcagaattttgaggggaaaaatttatttcatccattttgggataagactataacataaaatgtggaaaaaaagtaaACCATATCACAAGAGTAAAAATGGCATACAGTGGTTTCTCAATGTTTCCGTTAGGGTCACAGCCCCCCTCACCCTCTTtctcttttgttttttaaacaggaGTTGTTACTTTGTAGAATGTAAAATAATTGTGTACATCTGGTGCAGTTTCTTTTCAAGAACACAGATAAAATGATTACACACTGCCATCTTGTGGACAATGCGCAATCAACTTGAATGAATGCTTTTAAAAATGTCACTTCATGAAGACATTCACATCTTAAAAACATCCAGTTGTCACTGCATCTCACATCCAAACTGTGGTCAAATCAGGTCTTTCAAAGCAGTAACCCTTCTTataaaactggaaaaaaattgaatttCTATTGTCACTGTTTTATCTCCGTTTGGAAGTAATCCAGAGTCTTTCTTCTGTTTTCAAACATCAGAGGTGTTGATATGCACAGATTACCTGAGACTGAAGACCTAGTCAAGGAAGAAACACAAATATCTGTTATAGCCCACCCATTCTTAGATACAAGCTCAACTACAATTCAATATGACTACTAGCATGTTGATGCACATCACTGTATGACTAACAACTGCACCTTGGTTTAAATCATGGTATGCTGTAATGAAGGAGAGAGAAAACAGCATTGGGTTTGAGTCTACTCCTAGTTTTGTATGCGATACTGTAGCTAcgcatagtatacaaataatgaatgtttgagtgcaatggtacaaatacttcatgaggtgaaagaatgttccatctttcacctcatgaaatatttgcacCATTGCACGAttgaaaaaacattatttgttttatataatgcctaaaatacatccttgtcatttgacattttattaatttataaagagaaaagggacttgcacCCTTCCCGGTCCTACGGTGTTCGCCAAAGCTCGGTAATGATACAGAGATGCCCTGTCTCACTAAGGTGTCATCTGATGGAACCTGCTGTGCCTCAGTGGCCCCCCGCAAGCCCTGAGCTGCGGTGGGGCCAACTCGGCCTGTGGCAGGGTCAAACCGGCCTACACGGCTCTGCCTCCGGCAAACACTGCTTTCTCAGGACAAACCCAACTCACTTTCAAGCTCCCGTGGCGCATCCAGCCTTCCTGTCCATTACCCAGCGAGTCTGGGCACTGTGTTGGGCTGCTGAAAGCTAAGTGCTGTACCCGCTAGTGTGAGCGTGCGGTGACTTGCAAtagcacaaaacacacacaaccaaaattgcatggtaaaaGGAACAtgacaaatggtacgaataaatCCATATCACGACATACAAACCAACAATCAAATGATACAAATCTATTCAGGTGTTATGCAACCCCACTGGTTCCCTGTGTGAGACACCCACAAAAACAAATATGGTTGCTATTGGTGATGAATCTTCTGTGGCGAGAAGACTGAAAATGTCCTTTTTAtgacacagaaacacaatgtAGCATGGTACTATCTCGACAAAATATAAACTAAACTCTTAAAACTTTAAATCAGCCGTACAGTTTCAGGCCAGCTGTGGATCATGGAAACCTCTGTACTTCATCTATCTGACATAACGTGATTTGAACACAGTACaaggatacaatgatttgccTGTCTGAGGGGTTTCTCCGTTTGGTCCTTTCCAGCTGAGCCATCTGTTTGGCCTCTCTGTCTCTGGCAATCTGAGTTGTCTTCAGATCCTCCTGTAAGAACACAGCAGTCATTATTCGTGCTAACATGGACTTTACACTTTGTATCATTTGGCAGATGATATTTTAATGTATTTGAGCAAGGACAGCCACTTGCTCTTCTGTGACTTGGCTCACTTGGAGCCGTGGATCATTTAGAGTTAATGATCACTGATACAGTGTATATTGTGCTCTGCTTACCCTTTTAGATTTCACTATAGATCCGTAGACTTTTAATGGCTCTACGACCTTAGATTCAAGTCGTTCCACCTGTGAACGAGATAATTTCAAGATGTCCTCTGACTGTGTCCATTTAATAAGACTTTTCTGTGAAAACGTACTGTGGAAACCAGTGGAGATTTACCTGGGCATGGCGATAGTCTTGAATCTTGGCTATGTGGTCGGCAAACTGTTTCATTCCGCTCTTCAGGTTTGTTGTTTCCGTGTCTGCATAGAGGTTGATTTCTTTAACCAGCAGATCTGCCCCGTCTCGTAGCTTGGCAGTTTTACGGACATATGTAGCAAACAGTTGACACATCTGTCCGAAATGTTTTTCCACATTAGTTATATTTTCTTGGATCCTTCCTGTCTGGCTGTCTCTGGACACGGTGAAGAGTGACATGTCAGTGAGTATCTGACTGCAAACATTTGTTCCAGGAACACAAAAAGTTTACTTTAAAAGGACTATTAAAAAAGGCTTGTAAAGGCTATGATTGTTTTGTATCTATAACCAAACATCCAACACAACACTGACTTCTTTTTTAATAAACATGATATTCATACATATTAAGTATAAATTAGCACGCTTAATTTAAAAATCGTCTGAAGAGAAACATTACTGTTGCAGCAGATTTCATATTCATAAGTTAAAGTGACCTTCTTGATGTGCAAAACTGACCAATTTCATAAACCAGCCTCCTACAGAATGCTTCAGCTGATATTCTATCTTGTTGTTAGTGCAACAGTCACGTGTGGCAGGATGGAAATGATGTCGTATGTAAAAGAGGCAGATATCTATGGAGGACCAAACATGAATTAACATATCCTCCTGGTCCCCACaattcagtaatacaaagtgttgaAGGATCACCCAAATATTGCATACATacatatgctaaatatgaattaaattggtCAAGTAGTTCTTGAGGTATCGCGCTAACAAGGATGacaatatctcactgtgaccttgaaactgaCACCAAGGTCACCGTAATCGACTGGTGatgacccaagtacacccttatgttaAATATGACTGAAATTAGTCaggtggttcttgagatatcgcgctaacaagcgaaaacggatggatggacatgctgatcactatatgccccatatttcataccggggggataaaaattaatacatttatccatttacttaatttatttatacattatttgtTTATTCAGTATGAATTCATATTTGATCCTCTATACAGGTGcatctaaaaaataaatgaaataagaatttcatgaaaaagttcaatattttttgtctGGTATTTCAGAAAGCaaacatttttacatattctagtTTCAGTACATAGAAAAGTTTTTAGAATTACAGACTCCTGCtccaaaaatagaaaatgcatatCTCCAAATATTAGAATATTCTGTTTCAAGTCACTATGCAATATGAATACCATAAATGCCTCACATCTagttcagtacacacaaccacaatcatggggaagactgctgaattgacagttgtccagaagacactcagaCACTTTCCACAAGGACGAAAGTCACTGCTAAAACCTTTGGCTGTTCAGAGTTCTGGATTCAAAAAATATTAATGGAAAGTTGATTGGAGGGGAAAAGTGTGgtcagaaaagatgcacaagTAACAGGGACAACCGCAGCCTTGAGAACACTGTAAGGCAAAGCTGATTCAAGAACTTTGGGGACCTTCACACAAGGAGtccactgaggctggagtcagtgcatcaagagccaaCACGCACAGGTGTGTCCAGGAAATGGAGTACAAGTGTCGTATTCCTGGTGCCAAACCACTTCGGAACCACAGAATGCCAGAAGTAGCTTACCTGGACTGTTGCTCAGTAGACCAAAGTCCTCCTTTCAGATAAAAGTAAATTTTACATTTCAATTGAAACTCAAGCTCTcaaagtctggaggaagagtggagagacacaaaatccaagctgcttgaagtccagtgtgacGTTTCcatagtcagtgatggtttggggttctgtcatctgctggtgttggtccacagtgttttatcaagtccaaagtcaatcCAGTCAACTACTAGGAGATTGTAgaacacttcatgcttccatctgctgaaaAGCTTTATGGTGCTTTATGATGCTGAATTCCTattccagcaggacttggcatgTCTTCACAGTGCCAAAACTACTAGTACCTGGTTTGCTGACCATGGTATTACTCTACTTGATTGGTCTCATATACAATCCCTCATAGATTTTTTAACGGGTATTGTCAAGAGGATCATACGAGACACCAGAACCAACAATCCAGATGAGCTGAAGGCTGCTGTCAAAGCAATCTGGACTTCcagaacacctcagcagtgcaAAAGGCTGATCATGTCCATGCCACACTGCACTCATGCAGGAAATCCTTCAAAAAGAGCCACAACCAAATACTGAGCGCATAAATGAGCACACTTTTCAGCAGTTAGATATTTCTGTAGTATAAATCCTTTTTTTAAACTGAACTTCTGAAACATTCAAATATTGTAGGatatgcattttctattttttctagctgtaggccataattatccatccattttctattcctgcttacttcaattaagggtcatgtggggtcctggagcctatccctgcagtcatagggtgtgaggcaggataCTCCCTCGACAGGACACTAGCCTATTGCAGAGCCacatacagagagacaaacacattcacacccgcacgcacacctatggagaaTTTAACGTTTCCAGCTCACCTAAcctccagagggaacccacataaacatggggagaacatgcaaatgccacacagaaaagccacatgaggaaattgatcccatgacattcttgctgtgaggcaatagtgttgaccactaatccaccatgctgccatagGCTGTAAAATTAAATGGAa is a genomic window containing:
- the cibar1 gene encoding protein FAM92A isoform X2; its protein translation is MMFNRTPDTRARDSQTGRIQENITNVEKHFGQMCQLFATYVRKTAKLRDGADLLVKEINLYADTETTNLKSGMKQFADHIAKIQDYRHAQVERLESKVVEPLKVYGSIVKSKREDLKTTQIARDREAKQMAQLERTKRRNPSDRQIIHQAESELHRATTDAARTSRQLKETIDDFEKQKIQDIKKIFGDFVKVEMCFHTKALELYTLAYQSIQSVDEEKDLEMFRSLLRPPEYVSRLDTVQADSKASLVHTGSFLGTLGTSQQQKAYSWQTRGQEEEEEDEDESEEEEDDEEVGEDTDDEK
- the cibar1 gene encoding protein FAM92A isoform X1, yielding MMFNRTPDTRARDSQTGRIQENITNVEKHFGQMCQLFATYVRKTAKLRDGADLLVKEINLYADTETTNLKSGMKQFADHIAKIQDYRHAQVERLESKVVEPLKVYGSIVKSKREDLKTTQIARDREAKQMAQLERTKRRNPSDRQIISQAESELHRATTDAARTSRQLKETIDDFEKQKIQDIKKIFGDFVKVEMCFHTKALELYTLAYQSIQSVDEEKDLEMFRSLLRPPEYVSRLDTVQADSKASLVHTGSFLGTLGTSQQQKAYSWQTRGQEEEEEDEDESEEEEDDEEVGEDTDDEK